TTGTCCCATGTTGAATGATGTTTCAAAATCCTCAATTCCACTGTAAAATTCTTTAAGCAGCCGTTTAATTTCGTTTTTTGATTTTACATCCATTTTGAGATTGTTTAAAACAAGAGCAAGGTTGGAAAAGTCTTCCGCCAGAAAATCGTTCCTCGCATCCACAGGCTGCGGCTGTCTGGTTATTGTATTACGACCGAAACTCCAGTCCCTATATATTTTTATACTTTCAAAATGCTTGCCAAGAAAGGATAGAACACGGTACGAAGAACCCTTTAACTGAGATAGTACAGACTGGTCAATATTTATTTCGTTATAATCAAGTTTCGTAATCTTTCCACCAACCAGCAATTCTCCTTCAACAGAATCATAGTAAACCTTGTCTCTATTATTGTAATTACTGATGATCTCGTGCATTCTAATAAAAGCAGTATCTGCAATATTTATATAGTAGACAAGAGGCTCATCTTCATCATGTAAAATAACATCAATATATGATGTTACTGTCTCAATACGAATCTGCTGATTGTTATTTTCGCTATTTCTCCATACCCAGCTTTGAAATCCTCCACTTTTTCTAAAAGGAGCATCAATGTCTCTAGGCGCACTTTGTAAGATACTTATCACATCAATTAAATTTGATTTACCTGAGCCATTTGCACCGATGAGGACATTTAAGCTATTCAGCTTTATTTCGACCGGATCCTCACCAAAGGACAAAAGATTCTGCATCTTGATTGATTTTATAAAATTGTTTCCTGACATCGGACACCTTTAAGCAATTAAAGAATAATAACATTAATAGAATTTAATGAAAAGAGTATTTGGGCTACAACAAAATCACGTTCATAGGGGCATTCAGCAGATCTTCGGTCTGTTTTGTAATAAGCCTTACAACATCCTGATCCAGTGCTTTCAGCCACCGCTGGGGTATGCCGTCCATACCGTAAAGCGCGCCCGCCAGCATGCCGGCTATAGCGCCGTTGGTATCTGCATCCCCGCCCTGATTAACTGTTCTGACAATAGTTTCGTACAGGTTGTCCGAATCAAAGAAGAAGTGCATAACAGTTCTGAACGTGTCCTTAATGTAACCGGATGC
The genomic region above belongs to Geovibrio ferrireducens and contains:
- a CDS encoding AAA family ATPase, with protein sequence MSGNNFIKSIKMQNLLSFGEDPVEIKLNSLNVLIGANGSGKSNLIDVISILQSAPRDIDAPFRKSGGFQSWVWRNSENNNQQIRIETVTSYIDVILHDEDEPLVYYINIADTAFIRMHEIISNYNNRDKVYYDSVEGELLVGGKITKLDYNEINIDQSVLSQLKGSSYRVLSFLGKHFESIKIYRDWSFGRNTITRQPQPVDARNDFLAEDFSNLALVLNNLKMDVKSKNEIKRLLKEFYSGIEDFETSFNMGQIQLYLQENDYQIPATRLSDGTLRYLCLLAILCHPKPPALICIEEPELGMHPDMIPTLAKLLKEASQKTQLIITTHSDILIDALSDSPEDVLVFEKHNGVTSVKRLEREPLKEWLNEYSLGELWRKGEIGGNRW